The following proteins are co-located in the Cydia pomonella isolate Wapato2018A chromosome 19, ilCydPomo1, whole genome shotgun sequence genome:
- the LOC133528086 gene encoding uncharacterized protein LOC133528086 codes for MSDDSDAQTCQVLGNEIKALQSQCKELCYIIDNNEPMDIRTIHSHNVNEKKLCSIDSLGKHIQNEETPIITDSNVNTSTFLSEIKEKLVQVEELQAFTAGAVQDVYRECNRLKASIKIVQEAKSRPWAGRRQVKPEHLQHAKQRFHDMKTVLHGLINSLFPRVSDAITGVLAELMNERMDKTSSGYIQVTPENYHLIEQLKDENIISANPYNKMEVKLAF; via the exons aTGTCTGACGACAGCGATGCACAGACGTGCCAAGTACTTGGCAATGAAATAAAAGCGTTACAATCACAATGCAAGGAGTTATGTTACATTATCGACAACAACGAACCTATGGACATAAGGACCATTCATTCCCATAATGTCAACGAAAAGAAATTGTGTAGCATTGACAGTCTGGGTAAGCACATCCAAAACGAAGAAACACCGATTATTACTGATAGCAATGTGAACACTAGTACATTTTTGAGTGAAATAAAAGAGAAACTGGTCCAAGTAGAAGAGCTTCAAGCGTTTACAGCAGGTGCAGTACAAGATGTGTACAGAGAATGTAACAG attaaaagCAAGCATAAAGATAGTCCAGGAGGCTAAGTCACGGCCATGGGCAGGCCGGCGCCAAGTAAAGCCGGAGCACTTGCAGCACGCCAAACAACGCTTCCATGACATGAAAACAGTGCTGCATGGTCTCATAAATTCACTCTTCCCCAGGGTTTCCGATGCCATTACAGGAGTTTTAGCA GAACTGATGAATGAAAGAATGGATAAGACTTCCAGTGGCTATATACAAGTGACGCCAGAGAACTATCACCTGATTGAACAGCTTAAAGATGAGAACATCATATCTGCCAACCCTTACAACAAAATGGAAGTCAAATTAGCTTTTTAG